One part of the Arabidopsis thaliana chromosome 1 sequence genome encodes these proteins:
- a CDS encoding DNA binding / transcription factor (DNA binding;sequence-specific DNA binding transcription factors; FUNCTIONS IN: DNA binding, sequence-specific DNA binding transcription factor activity; INVOLVED IN: regulation of transcription, DNA-dependent, glutamate catabolic process to succinate; LOCATED IN: cellular_component unknown; EXPRESSED IN: 11 plant structures; EXPRESSED DURING: LP.04 four leaves visible, 4 anthesis, petal differentiation and expansion stage, LP.12 twelve leaves visible, E expanded cotyledon stage; CONTAINS InterPro DOMAIN/s: Homeobox protein, antennapedia type, conserved site (InterPro:IPR001827); Has 2 Blast hits to 2 proteins in 1 species: Archae - 0; Bacteria - 0; Metazoa - 0; Fungi - 0; Plants - 2; Viruses - 0; Other Eukaryotes - 0 (source: NCBI BLink).) encodes MEGSSTSHKRKKNDEHTKKSKKRQHVRANNVENKMEEKRSGSNEESLGVFEFPWMKESMISTSLDWSLPESMFPVLDDGNEMFEEISDVRWPVKRVSNYRLEFEAFECIWTSILD; translated from the coding sequence ATGGAGGGTTCGTCTACAAGCCACAAACGCAAGAAAAATGACGAGCATACTAAGAAGAGCAAGAAAAGACAACATGTGAGAGCCAACAATGTAGAAAACaagatggaagagaagagaagtggGAGTAATGAAGAGAGTTTGGGAGTTTTTGAGTTCCCGTGGATGAAGGAGAGTATGATCTCAACCTCACTTGATTGGAGTCTACCGGAATCTATGTTTCCGGTCTTAGATGATGGTAATGAGATGTTTGAAGAGATTAGTGATGTGAGATGGCCAGTGAAAAGGGTTAGTAATTATAGGTTGGAGTTTGAGGCTTTTGAATGCATTTGGACTTCTATTTTGGATTAG
- the APO1 gene encoding APO RNA-binding protein (DUF794) (ACCUMULATION OF PHOTOSYSTEM ONE 1 (APO1); FUNCTIONS IN: molecular_function unknown; INVOLVED IN: biological_process unknown; LOCATED IN: endomembrane system; EXPRESSED IN: 22 plant structures; EXPRESSED DURING: 13 growth stages; CONTAINS InterPro DOMAIN/s: Protein of unknown function DUF794, plant (InterPro:IPR008512); BEST Arabidopsis thaliana protein match is: Arabidopsis thaliana protein of unknown function (DUF794) (TAIR:AT5G57930.2); Has 35333 Blast hits to 34131 proteins in 2444 species: Archae - 798; Bacteria - 22429; Metazoa - 974; Fungi - 991; Plants - 531; Viruses - 0; Other Eukaryotes - 9610 (source: NCBI BLink).) produces MLQESGKVIVFGLILIWVLTYIVNMLLVSPACRGVYLQTIDPKPIDFSARASYALCFQIPTSIPKRECLMRLGTVFCFNQKHREQTSFKKRYVSTQNVDLPPILPKNKKKPYPIPFKQIQEEARKDKKLAQMGIEKQLDPPKNGLLVPNLVPVADQVIDNWKLLIKGLAQLLHVVPVFACSECGAVHVANVGHNIRDCNGPTNSQRRGSHSWVKGTINDVLIPVESYHMYDPFGRRIKHETRFEYERIPALVELCIQAGVEIPEYPCRRRTQPIRMMGKRVIDRGGYHKEPEKPQTSSSLSSPLAELDTLGVFERYPPPTPEDIPKIAQETMDAYEKVRLGVTKLMRKFTVKACGYCSEVHVGPWGHSVKLCGEFKHQWRDGKHGWQDALVDEVFPPNYVWHVRDLKGNPLTGNLRRFYGKAPALVEICMHSGARVPQRYKAMMRLDIIVPDSQEADMVA; encoded by the exons atgtTGCAGGAATCTGGGAAAGTAATCGTTTTTGGCTTAATTCTGATTTGGGTTCTTACTTATATAGTCAACATGCTTCTGGTTTCTCCTGCTTGTAGAGGTGTTTATCTTCAGACCATAGATCCAAAGCCAATTGATTTCTCAGCTAGAGCCTCTTATGCACTTTGCTTTCAG ATTCCTACTTCAATCCCTAAAAGAGAGTGTTTGATGAGGTTAGGAACggtcttttgttttaatcagaAGCATAGAGAGCAGACAAGTTTTAAGAAACGGTATGTATCTACGCAGAATGTGGATCTTCCTCCTATTTTAccaaagaacaagaagaaaccttaTCCTATTCCTTTTAAGCAAATCCAAGAAGAGGCTAGGAAAGATAAGAAACTTGCTCAGATGGGTATAGAGAAACAGTTGGATCCTCCTAAAAATGGATTGCTAGTTCCCAATCTTGTTCCTGTGGCTGATCAAGTGATAGATAACTGGAAGTTGTTGATCAAGGGTTTAGCACAGCTTCTTCATGTTGTTCCCGTCTTTGCTTGTAGTGAATGTGGAGCGGTTCATGTGGCTAATGTTGGTCATAACATTAGGGATTGTAATGGTCCAACGAATTCACAGCGACGTGGTTCTCATTCTTGGGTTAAGGGTACCATTAACGATGTTCTTATTCCTGTTGAGTCGTACCACATGTATGACCCTTTCGGGCGGCGGATTAAGCATGAAACACGGTTTGAGTATGAAAGAATCCCAGCACTTGTTGAGCTATGTATTCAAGCTGGAGTTGAGATCCCTGAGTATCCTTGTCGCAGAAGGACACAGCCAATCAGAATGATGGGGAAGAGAGTGATCGATCGAGGTGGATATCATAAAGAGCCTGAAAAGCCTcagacatcatcatcattatcatctcCATTAGCCGAGCTTGATACTCTTGGTGTTTTTGAAAGGTATCCACCTCCCACTCCAGAGGATATACCTAAGATAGCACAGGAAACAATGGATGCTTATGAGAAAGTGAGATTGGGGGTGACGAAATTAATGAGGAAATTCACAGTGAAAGCATGCGGATATTGTTCTGAAGTGCATGTAGGACCATGGGGACATAGTGTAAAGCTGTGCGGAGAGTTCAAGCACCAATGGAGAGATGGGAAGCACGGATGGCAAGATGCTCTTGTGGACGAAGTCTTTCCTCCAAACTATGTATGGCATGTGAGAGACCTTAAGGGAAATCCGCTTACCGGAAACCTCAGAAGGTTTTATGGTAAAGCCCCTGCTTTGGTTGAGATTTGTATGCACAGTGGAGCTCGGGTTCCTCAACGCTATAAGGCCATGATGAGGCTTGACATCATTGTTCCTGATTCACAGGAAGCCGACATGGTCGCATAA
- the APO1 gene encoding APO RNA-binding protein (DUF794) (ACCUMULATION OF PHOTOSYSTEM ONE 1 (APO1); CONTAINS InterPro DOMAIN/s: Protein of unknown function DUF794, plant (InterPro:IPR008512); BEST Arabidopsis thaliana protein match is: Arabidopsis thaliana protein of unknown function (DUF794) (TAIR:AT5G57930.2); Has 142 Blast hits to 119 proteins in 12 species: Archae - 0; Bacteria - 0; Metazoa - 0; Fungi - 0; Plants - 142; Viruses - 0; Other Eukaryotes - 0 (source: NCBI BLink).) yields MLLVSPACRGVYLQTIDPKPIDFSARASYALCFQIPTSIPKRECLMRLGTVFCFNQKHREQTSFKKRYVSTQNVDLPPILPKNKKKPYPIPFKQIQEEARKDKKLAQMGIEKQLDPPKNGLLVPNLVPVADQVIDNWKLLIKGLAQLLHVVPVFACSECGAVHVANVGHNIRDCNGPTNSQRRGSHSWVKGTINDVLIPVESYHMYDPFGRRIKHETRFEYERIPALVELCIQAGVEIPEYPCRRRTQPIRMMGKRVIDRGGYHKEPEKPQTSSSLSSPLAELDTLGVFERYPPPTPEDIPKIAQETMDAYEKVRLGVTKLMRKFTVKACGYCSEVHVGPWGHSVKLCGEFKHQWRDGKHGWQDALVDEVFPPNYVWHVRDLKGNPLTGNLRRFYGKAPALVEICMHSGARVPQRYKAMMRLDIIVPDSQEADMVA; encoded by the exons ATGCTTCTGGTTTCTCCTGCTTGTAGAGGTGTTTATCTTCAGACCATAGATCCAAAGCCAATTGATTTCTCAGCTAGAGCCTCTTATGCACTTTGCTTTCAG ATTCCTACTTCAATCCCTAAAAGAGAGTGTTTGATGAGGTTAGGAACggtcttttgttttaatcagaAGCATAGAGAGCAGACAAGTTTTAAGAAACGGTATGTATCTACGCAGAATGTGGATCTTCCTCCTATTTTAccaaagaacaagaagaaaccttaTCCTATTCCTTTTAAGCAAATCCAAGAAGAGGCTAGGAAAGATAAGAAACTTGCTCAGATGGGTATAGAGAAACAGTTGGATCCTCCTAAAAATGGATTGCTAGTTCCCAATCTTGTTCCTGTGGCTGATCAAGTGATAGATAACTGGAAGTTGTTGATCAAGGGTTTAGCACAGCTTCTTCATGTTGTTCCCGTCTTTGCTTGTAGTGAATGTGGAGCGGTTCATGTGGCTAATGTTGGTCATAACATTAGGGATTGTAATGGTCCAACGAATTCACAGCGACGTGGTTCTCATTCTTGGGTTAAGGGTACCATTAACGATGTTCTTATTCCTGTTGAGTCGTACCACATGTATGACCCTTTCGGGCGGCGGATTAAGCATGAAACACGGTTTGAGTATGAAAGAATCCCAGCACTTGTTGAGCTATGTATTCAAGCTGGAGTTGAGATCCCTGAGTATCCTTGTCGCAGAAGGACACAGCCAATCAGAATGATGGGGAAGAGAGTGATCGATCGAGGTGGATATCATAAAGAGCCTGAAAAGCCTcagacatcatcatcattatcatctcCATTAGCCGAGCTTGATACTCTTGGTGTTTTTGAAAGGTATCCACCTCCCACTCCAGAGGATATACCTAAGATAGCACAGGAAACAATGGATGCTTATGAGAAAGTGAGATTGGGGGTGACGAAATTAATGAGGAAATTCACAGTGAAAGCATGCGGATATTGTTCTGAAGTGCATGTAGGACCATGGGGACATAGTGTAAAGCTGTGCGGAGAGTTCAAGCACCAATGGAGAGATGGGAAGCACGGATGGCAAGATGCTCTTGTGGACGAAGTCTTTCCTCCAAACTATGTATGGCATGTGAGAGACCTTAAGGGAAATCCGCTTACCGGAAACCTCAGAAGGTTTTATGGTAAAGCCCCTGCTTTGGTTGAGATTTGTATGCACAGTGGAGCTCGGGTTCCTCAACGCTATAAGGCCATGATGAGGCTTGACATCATTGTTCCTGATTCACAGGAAGCCGACATGGTCGCATAA
- a CDS encoding MATE efflux family protein (MATE efflux family protein; FUNCTIONS IN: antiporter activity, drug transmembrane transporter activity; INVOLVED IN: drug transmembrane transport, transmembrane transport; LOCATED IN: membrane; CONTAINS InterPro DOMAIN/s: Multi antimicrobial extrusion protein MatE (InterPro:IPR002528); BEST Arabidopsis thaliana protein match is: MATE efflux family protein (TAIR:AT1G66780.1); Has 9575 Blast hits to 9451 proteins in 1906 species: Archae - 204; Bacteria - 6664; Metazoa - 149; Fungi - 324; Plants - 1342; Viruses - 0; Other Eukaryotes - 892 (source: NCBI BLink).) yields the protein METDFSLVRKEEEEEEDNRNGMSYLSMEMMKKVSSMAAPMVAVSVSQFLLQVISMVMAGHLDELSLSAVAIATSLTNVTGFSLIVGFAGALDTLCGQAFGAEQFGKIGAYTYSSMLCLLVFCFSISIVWFFMDKLLEIFHQDPLISQLACRYSIWLIPALFGFTLLQPMTRYFQSQGITLPLFVSSLGALCFHIPFCWLLVYKLKFGIVGAALSIGFSYWLNVFLLWIFMRYSALHREMKNLGLQELISSMKQFIALAIPSAMMICLEWWSFEILLLMSGLLPNSKLETSVISICLTTSAVHFVLVNAIGASASTHVSNELGAGNHRAARAAVNSAIFLGGVGALITTITLYSYRKSWGYVFSNEREVVRYATQITPILCLSIFVNSFLAVLSGVARGSGWQRIGGYASLGSYYLVGIPLGWFLCFVMKLRGKGLWIGILIASTIQLIVFALVTFFTNWEQEATKARDRVFEMTPQVKGNQKTQIIVEEDTQVLLNHIAETV from the exons ATGGAAACGGATTTCTCGTTGGTGCgtaaggaggaggaagaagaagaagataacaggAATGGGATGAGTTATTTGTcaatggagatgatgaagaaggtgagCTCCATGGCGGCTCCAATGGTGGCAGTTTCGGTTTCTCAATTCCTCCTTCAAGTCATCTCCATGGTTATGGCTGGTCATTTGGACGAGCTCTCGCTCTCAGCTGTCGCAATTGCCACTTCCCTCACCAATGTCACTGGTTTCAGCCTCATCGTTGGGTTTGCAGGTGCGTTAGACACTCTTTGCGGTCAAGCTTTTGGAGCAGAACAATTTGGAAAAATTGGTGCATACACTTACAGCTCAATGCTCTGTCTTCtcgttttctgtttttcaatCTCTATCGTATGGTTTTTCATGGACAAGCTCTTGGAGATTTTCCATCAAGATCCTCTCATCTCTCAATTAGCTTGCAGATACTCAATCTGGCTCATACCGGCTTTATTCGGATtcactcttcttcaacctATGACTCGGTATTTCCAGTCACAAGGAATAACTCTTCCTCTCTTCGTGAGCTCTCTTGGAGCTCTTTGTTTTCACATTCCTTTCTGTTGGCTTCTTGTCTATAAACTGAAATTTGGAATAGTTGGCGCCGCTTTGTCCATCGGTTTTTCATATTGGCTCAACGTATTTTTGCTTTGGATTTTCATGAGATACTCTGCTTTGCATCGTGaaatgaagaatcttggtttgCAAGAACTCATCTCGAGCATGAAGCAGTTCATCGCCCTCGCGATCCCCTCTGCAATGATGATATG CCTGGAATGGTGGTCGTTTGAGATTCTACTACTAATGTCTGGACTCTTACCAAACTCAAAGCTCGAAACATCGGTGATATCCATTTG CCTCACAACATCGGCTGTGCATTTCGTTCTGGTGAATGCGATAGGAGCATCCGCAAG CACACATGTCTCAAACGAGCTAGGAGCTGGAAATCATAGGGCAGCTCGAGCCGCGGTTAATTCTGCCATTTTCCTTGGTGGTGTTGGTGCATTAATAACAACCATCACACTTTACAGTTACCGAAAAAGTTGGGGTTATGTATTCAGCAACGAGAGAGAAGTGGTTCGCTACGCAACCCAAATCACACCCATTCTCTGCCTATCCATTTTCGTTAACAGCTTTCTCGCCGTGCTCTCAG GGGTTGCCAGAGGATCAGGGTGGCAACGTATAGGAGGTTATGCAAGCTTAGGATCATATTATCTTGTCGGAATCCCGTTAGGATGGTTCTTGTGTTTTGTCATGAAATTGAGAGGGAAAGGACTTTGGATTGGTATACTCATAGCCTCCACTATCCAACTCATTGTTTTTGCTCTTGTCACCTTCTTCACCAATTGGGAACAAGAG GCAACGAAAGCTAGAGACAGAGTATTCGAGATGACACCTCAAGTCAAAGGcaaccaaaaaacacaaattataGTAGAAGAGGATACACAAGTTTTACTTAATCATATTGCAGAAACTGTGTAA
- a CDS encoding Eukaryotic aspartyl protease family protein (Eukaryotic aspartyl protease family protein; FUNCTIONS IN: aspartic-type endopeptidase activity; INVOLVED IN: proteolysis; LOCATED IN: endomembrane system; EXPRESSED IN: sperm cell; CONTAINS InterPro DOMAIN/s: Peptidase aspartic (InterPro:IPR021109), Peptidase aspartic, catalytic (InterPro:IPR009007), Peptidase A1 (InterPro:IPR001461), Peptidase aspartic, active site (InterPro:IPR001969); BEST Arabidopsis thaliana protein match is: Eukaryotic aspartyl protease family protein (TAIR:AT5G33340.1); Has 3478 Blast hits to 3458 proteins in 328 species: Archae - 0; Bacteria - 2; Metazoa - 661; Fungi - 712; Plants - 1893; Viruses - 0; Other Eukaryotes - 210 (source: NCBI BLink).) — MASLIFATLLSLLLLSNVNAYPKDGFTIDLIHRDSPKSPFYNSAETSSQRMRNAIRRSARSTLQFSNDDASPNSPQSFITSNRGEYLMNISIGTPPVPILAIADTGSDLIWTQCNPCEDCYQQTSPLFDPKESSTYRKVSCSSSQCRALEDASCSTDENTCSYTITYGDNSYTKGDVAVDTVTMGSSGRRPVSLRNMIIGCGHENTGTFDPAGSGIIGLGGGSTSLVSQLRKSINGKFSYCLVPFTSETGLTSKINFGTNGIVSGDGVVSTSMVKKDPATYYFLNLEAISVGSKKIQFTSTIFGTGEGNIVIDSGTTLTLLPSNFYYELESVVASTIKAERVQDPDGILSLCYRDSSSFKVPDITVHFKGGDVKLGNLNTFVAVSEDVSCFAFAANEQLTIFGNLAQMNFLVGYDTVSGTVSFKKTDCSQM, encoded by the coding sequence ATGGCTTCTCTAATTTTTGCAACTCTCTTGTCCCTTTTGTTACTCTCAAACGTGAACGCCTATCCGAAAGATGGCTTCACCATTGATCTGATCCACCGCGATTCTCCCAAATCACCGTTCTACAATTCCGCCGAAACCTCTTCACAACGTATGAGAAATGCTATCCGCCGCTCCGCTCGCAGTACACTCCAATTCAGCAATGATGATGCTTCACCAAACTCACCACAATCTTTTATCACTTCCAACCGCGGTGAGTATCTCATGAACATATCCATCGGGACGCCCCCGGTCCCGATACTAGCGATTGCGGATACTGGCAGCGACTTGATTTGGACTCAATGCAATCCTTGCGAAGATTGTTACCAGCAGACATCTCCACTCTTTGATCCTAAAGAATCTTCCACATATAGAAAGGTTTCTTGCTCCTCAAGCCAATGTCGTGCCCTAGAAGATGCTTCTTGTTCCACAGATGAAAACACTTGTTCTTATACGATTACATACGGTGACAATTCATACACCAAAGGTGACGTTGCCGTTGACACCGTGACGATGGGATCTAGCGGTCGCCGCCCTGTGTCACTCAGAAACATGATCATTGGTTGCGGACACGAAAACACTGGAACCTTTGACCCGGCTGGCTCAGGGATCATCGGACTCGGAGGAGGATCTACATCGTTGGTCTCACAACTCAGGAAATCCATCAACGGTAAATTCTCCTATTGTTTAGTACCTTTCACCTCTGAAACCGGCCTAACGAGCAAGATCAACTTTGGAACAAACGGCATTGTCTCGGGCGATGGAGTTGTGTCCACCTCCATGGTCAAGAAAGATCCCGCCACATACTATTTCCTAAACCTAGAAGCCATTAGCGTGGGAAGCAAGAAAATTCAATTCACAAGCACAATCTTTGGGACCGGAGAAGGAAACATTGTTATCGACTCCGGTACCACTCTAACTCTATTGCCATCCAATTTTTACTATGAGCTTGAATCTGTCGTTGCTTCTACAATCAAAGCAGAGCGAGTGCAAGATCCCGATGGTATTCTGAGTCTTTGTTATAGAGACAGCTCTAGTTTTAAAGTTCCAGACATAACTGTTCATTTCAAAGGAGGTGATGTGAAACTCGGCAATTTGAATACGTTTGTGGCAGTGTCTGAAGATGTGTCTTGCTTTGCATTTGCTGCAAATGAACAACTAACCATTTTTGGAAACTTGGCGCAAATGAACTTCCTTGTTGGATACGACACTGTTTCTGGAACTGTGTCGTTTAAGAAAACGGATTGCTCTCAAATGTAG
- a CDS encoding LOW protein: F-box/kelch-repeat protein (DUF295) (CONTAINS InterPro DOMAIN/s: F-box domain, cyclin-like (InterPro:IPR001810), Protein of unknown function DUF295 (InterPro:IPR005174); BEST Arabidopsis thaliana protein match is: Protein of unknown function (DUF295) (TAIR:AT2G24250.2); Has 216 Blast hits to 213 proteins in 10 species: Archae - 0; Bacteria - 0; Metazoa - 0; Fungi - 0; Plants - 216; Viruses - 0; Other Eukaryotes - 0 (source: NCBI BLink).), translating into MMPNWSQLPEELLNLISKNLDNCFDVVHARSICRSWRSAFPFPSSLSTLSYSLPTFAKFPLVSKDLCTLKKIQIFLFRARNPAADIPEYFLGGIDQDQSNDHMELPSPLQCSVKVKFPQSDPFLVNMLDYQIIPLGFQYIMIGWDPESLANGYVGVAFLPVKKNGGDEFVVLLRYRNHLLVLRSSEMRWMKVKKTSIASCKGLVSFRGRFYVTFLNGDIYVFDPYSLEQTLLMPSEPLRSSKYLIPNGSDELFLVEKFNPFPEADVLDLSRFACRVSRLDEEAGQWVEVIDLGDRVLFIGHFGNVCCSAKELPDGCGVSGNSILFTNEPGYVTFAYKYGVHTGRAEDELNIWRFSREIRVMIVNTFPVVALRLERQAENLALDT; encoded by the coding sequence ATGATGCCAAACTGGTCTCAGCTCCCGGAAGAGCTACTCAACCTTATCTCCAAGAATCTAGACAACTGTTTTGATGTCGTTCATGCTCGATCTATTTGTCGTTCGTGGCGATCCGCATTTCCCTTTCCTTCTAGCTTATCAACCCTAAGTTACTCTCTTCCCACGTTTGCTAAGTTCCCATTAGTAAGCAAAGACTTGTGTACACTCAAGAAGATCCAAATCTTCCTCTTTAGAGCTCGAAACCCTGCTGCTGATATACCCGAGTATTTTCTTGGAGGAATAGACCAAGATCAGTCAAATGATCATATGGAACTTCCATCTCCTCTTCAATGTTCTGTGAAAGTGAAGTTCCCACAATCTGATCCATTCTTGGTGAACATGCTTGACTACCAGATCATTCCTTTAGGCTTTCAATACATAATGATCGGTTGGGATCCTGAATCATTGGCAAATGGTTACGTAGGCGTTGCTTTTCTTCCGGTAAAGAAGAACGGAGGAGACGAATTCGTTGTGCTTCTTCGCTACCGTAATCATTTGTTGGTGTTGAGAAGTTCTGAAATGAGGTGGATGAAGGTCAAGAAAACCTCCATTGCTTCATGCAAGGGTTTAGTCAGTTTTAGAGGTAGATTTTATGTAACTTTTCTTAACGGGGACATTTACGTTTTCGATCCTTATTCGTTGGAACAGACTCTCCTGATGCCCTCAGAGCCTCTGCGCTCGAGCAAGTATCTGATTCCAAATGGCAGTGATGAGCTTTTCCTGGTTGAGAAGTTCAACCCATTTCCTGAAGCTGATGTATTGGATTTGAGTCGGTTCGCATGTAGAGTGAGTAGGCTAGATGAGGAGGCTGGTCAATGGGTTGAGGTGATCGATTTGGGAGACCGTGTGTTGTTTATTGGACACTTTGGAAATGTCTGCTGCTCAGCTAAGGAGCTTCCTGATGGTTGTGGTGTGAGTGGGAACTCAATTTTGTTCACCAATGAGCCAGGCTATGTAACGTTTGCCTATAAATACGGAGTACATACAGGAAGGGCGGAAGACGAACTTAATATTTGGAGATTCTCAAGAGAAATACGAGTAATGATCGTCAACACATTTCCTGTTGTGGCTCTTCGGCTTGAGAGGCAAGCTGAAAATCTCGCTTTGGATACCTGA
- a CDS encoding Calcium-binding EF hand family protein (Calcium-binding EF hand family protein; CONTAINS InterPro DOMAIN/s: EF-HAND 2 (InterPro:IPR018249); BEST Arabidopsis thaliana protein match is: unknown protein (TAIR:AT4G37445.1); Has 71 Blast hits to 71 proteins in 15 species: Archae - 0; Bacteria - 0; Metazoa - 0; Fungi - 0; Plants - 71; Viruses - 0; Other Eukaryotes - 0 (source: NCBI BLink).): MGQVFNKLRGKEWRHKQVQAICDRVFDRFKMQTGRANLTFEELYIAVLLVYNDINKRLPGPHFDPPSKDLVNSIMTDCDINLDGELDREEFVKFIEQITAETFNVVSQGLIIALIVAPTVAIATKKATEGVPGVGKVVQKLPTSIYASLVTLAVMWVNSDSS, from the exons ATGGGACAAGTCTTTAACAAGCTCCGAG GTAAAGAGTGGAGACATAAGCAGGTACAAGCGATATGTGATCGTGTTTTCGATCGGTTCAAGATGCAAACCGGAAGAGCCAATCTTACGTTTGAAGAGTTATACATCGCTGTTCTTCTCGTTTACAA TGACATAAACAAGAGATTGCCTGGTCCTCATTTCGATCCACCTTCTAAGGATCTAGTCAATAGCATTATGACG GACTGTGATATCAACTTGGATGGAGAACTTGATAGGGAAGAGTTTGTGAAGTTTATTGAGCAGATTACGGCTGAGACGTTTAACGTGGTTAGTCAGGGTTTGATCATAGCTTTGATTGTTGCTCCCACTGTGGCTATTGCGACGAAGAAGGCCACGGAAGGTGTCCCTGGAGTTGGCAAAGTTGTGCAGAAGCTGCCTACTTCAATCTATGCTTCTCTTGTGACTCTTGCAGTTATGTGGGTGAATTCTGATTCAAGTTAA